One stretch of Rosistilla oblonga DNA includes these proteins:
- a CDS encoding M15 family metallopeptidase — MKTTSDTASRRDYWAQQMQLGYDLIQQIIPFEVHECCEGFASLPDAAERAGIEMQFSESKIAGELERVFFIREGLVNKLLDIGRAMNDRGWILKIEDGYRSQDMQSQLVRKPELFDAILKKCIWENDGQLPPTDLVFRRATVLIANIPKIGTHMSGSAVDISVFRRDDGSEVWRGNPYLEMSERTPMRSPFIEAADLQNRLEITAIMEAHGFMHFPFEFWHYNQGDAMGNILSGHPAPARYGPVHWDPQTNRVTPYDEPLRPLNPLDAIEQEIAAATQRATTSI; from the coding sequence TTGAAGACAACTTCGGACACCGCTTCGCGACGTGACTATTGGGCTCAGCAAATGCAGCTGGGCTACGACCTGATCCAACAGATCATCCCCTTCGAGGTTCACGAATGTTGCGAGGGCTTCGCGTCGCTGCCCGATGCGGCAGAACGAGCTGGTATCGAGATGCAGTTCTCCGAATCGAAGATCGCTGGCGAACTCGAGCGTGTCTTCTTCATCCGCGAAGGGTTGGTCAACAAACTGCTGGACATCGGTCGTGCGATGAACGATCGCGGCTGGATTTTGAAGATCGAAGACGGCTATCGATCCCAGGACATGCAGAGTCAGTTGGTCCGCAAGCCGGAGTTGTTTGATGCGATCCTGAAGAAGTGCATCTGGGAAAACGACGGCCAGCTGCCTCCGACGGACCTTGTCTTTCGCCGGGCGACGGTACTGATCGCCAACATTCCTAAAATCGGGACGCACATGTCGGGATCGGCTGTTGATATCTCGGTCTTCCGCCGCGACGACGGCAGCGAGGTTTGGCGTGGCAATCCTTACCTGGAGATGAGCGAGCGAACGCCGATGCGGTCGCCGTTTATCGAGGCCGCTGATCTGCAGAACCGATTAGAGATCACCGCAATCATGGAAGCTCACGGCTTCATGCACTTCCCGTTCGAATTCTGGCATTACAACCAAGGCGATGCGATGGGAAACATCCTCAGCGGTCACCCCGCTCCCGCCCGCTACGGACCAGTTCACTGGGATCCGCAAACCAATCGAGTCACTCCGTACGACGAACCACTTCGCCCCCTAAATCCTCTCGACGCGATCGAGCAAGAGATCGCCGCAGCAACGCAGCGTGCGACGACATCGATCTAA
- a CDS encoding LamG domain-containing protein, producing the protein MTVRQKLFPAILCVSSFCTASALADPPGPVGHWKLSGDVADHSEHENHGTNRGVDLKVSGRDGKAETAGGFDGRKSYVEVADSPSLDLAGNDFSIGMWVNTAAELDDVLGDLVSKYDPISRRGFNFSIQNYSGVTSSQANDRHLHFGIDNGSPVGQWTDHGQLGNAVMIFGMAVYQGQLFAGTCEAGPTQSGRVFRYDGKTWTDCGSPDKCNAVSAFAVYDGKLYAGVSKYRLGGSSLEESENPNLGGKVYRYDGDDSWTYCGTLPETEAINGLVVYRGQLYAGSLYAPAGFFRYEGGTEWTSCGTPDGKRVESLTVYNGAIFASGYDEGAVYRYDGERWEHLGILEGANQTYGFATHRGDLYVSEWPNAKVFRWGGGKNWLPAGQLGEELETMPLMVYNGKMYGGTLPLAEVYRFDEPDWTQVGRLDHTPDVRYRRTWTMAVFQGRLFAGTLPSGRVHSIEIGRNVSYDHALPSGWVHLAAVRDGKQLRLHVNGKQVATSAVYKENDYNISNDRPLQIGFGAHDYFNGKMSDLRVYNRALTNDEIEQLANTVSP; encoded by the coding sequence ATGACTGTGCGACAGAAACTGTTTCCAGCGATCCTCTGCGTGAGCAGCTTTTGTACAGCCTCTGCGTTGGCAGATCCGCCGGGACCTGTCGGACACTGGAAACTGTCGGGCGATGTTGCTGATCACTCCGAGCACGAGAACCACGGAACAAATCGTGGCGTCGATCTCAAGGTCTCCGGACGCGATGGCAAAGCGGAGACGGCGGGCGGTTTTGATGGCCGCAAAAGTTATGTCGAAGTCGCTGACAGCCCGTCGCTCGATCTTGCAGGGAACGATTTTTCGATCGGCATGTGGGTGAATACCGCCGCGGAATTGGATGACGTGCTGGGCGATCTTGTCAGTAAATATGATCCGATCAGCCGACGTGGGTTCAACTTCAGCATCCAGAACTACTCGGGCGTCACTTCGTCGCAAGCGAACGATCGCCATCTGCACTTCGGAATCGACAACGGATCACCAGTTGGCCAGTGGACCGATCATGGGCAGCTCGGCAACGCGGTGATGATCTTTGGAATGGCGGTCTACCAGGGACAGTTGTTTGCGGGAACATGCGAAGCTGGCCCGACGCAATCGGGACGCGTGTTTCGCTACGACGGGAAAACATGGACCGATTGTGGAAGTCCCGACAAATGCAACGCGGTCTCGGCGTTCGCTGTCTATGACGGCAAGCTGTACGCCGGCGTCAGCAAGTATCGCTTGGGCGGATCGTCGTTGGAAGAATCGGAGAACCCCAACCTTGGCGGTAAAGTTTATCGCTACGATGGCGATGACAGTTGGACCTATTGTGGCACGCTGCCCGAGACCGAAGCGATCAACGGCTTGGTGGTCTATCGCGGACAGCTCTACGCCGGATCGTTGTACGCTCCCGCTGGCTTCTTTCGCTACGAAGGAGGGACCGAGTGGACGTCGTGCGGCACGCCCGATGGTAAGCGGGTCGAATCGCTGACGGTCTACAACGGTGCGATCTTCGCCAGCGGATACGACGAAGGAGCCGTCTATCGTTACGATGGCGAGCGATGGGAACACCTCGGCATTTTGGAAGGTGCCAATCAAACGTATGGCTTTGCAACGCACCGTGGCGATTTGTATGTCAGCGAGTGGCCCAACGCTAAAGTCTTCCGTTGGGGCGGCGGCAAGAACTGGCTTCCTGCGGGGCAGCTGGGCGAAGAGTTGGAGACGATGCCGCTGATGGTCTACAACGGCAAGATGTATGGCGGCACCTTGCCTCTGGCCGAAGTCTATCGATTCGACGAACCAGATTGGACGCAAGTCGGACGCCTGGATCACACACCCGATGTCCGCTACCGCCGCACGTGGACGATGGCCGTATTCCAAGGCCGGTTGTTCGCCGGGACGTTGCCTTCGGGGCGTGTACATTCGATCGAGATCGGCCGCAACGTCAGCTACGATCATGCCTTGCCAAGCGGTTGGGTGCATTTGGCCGCGGTACGCGACGGGAAGCAATTGCGGCTGCATGTCAACGGCAAACAAGTTGCAACGTCGGCTGTTTATAAAGAGAACGATTACAACATTTCAAACGACCGCCCGCTGCAGATCGGCTTCGGCGCGCACGATTACTTCAACGGCAAGATGAGCGATCTACGAGTCTACAATCGTGCGTTGACAAATGATGAAATCGAGCAGCTTGCTAACACGGTATCGCCGTAA
- a CDS encoding glycoside hydrolase domain-containing protein has translation MRIGNGSIFTIEAPETSAERKYVASATLNGKPLERPYLRWQDIAAGATLHLEMTAKRTAWTTERPPSVSVSDC, from the coding sequence TTGCGGATTGGAAATGGAAGCATCTTCACGATCGAAGCACCTGAAACGTCGGCGGAGCGTAAATACGTCGCCTCAGCCACACTCAACGGCAAACCGCTGGAGCGTCCCTACCTTCGCTGGCAAGACATCGCCGCCGGCGCGACCCTGCATCTGGAAATGACCGCCAAACGGACCGCCTGGACCACCGAGCGCCCGCCGTCGGTAAGCGTCAGCGACTGCTGA